Proteins encoded together in one Spodoptera frugiperda isolate SF20-4 chromosome 15, AGI-APGP_CSIRO_Sfru_2.0, whole genome shotgun sequence window:
- the LOC126911472 gene encoding uncharacterized protein LOC126911472, whose product MRIEYLVFLCLSTLPSPISCEYVSSIVSSPGLYFDKLLDIKFTNSDWNVIAYVDISHVQPNLDKVEFLFEKLNVFCNSLTSSKIQTDCINSLSALKNRHILNVSKFSSISYLLVDEKPSRRPKRGLMDIGGTLLKTIFGTLDSDDAVKFSKAIEEVQTDEKRLAHLMKDNIHVIKSTISYFNNTISKVNENENHILRNMETIHKILETVVNSNDKLEIKSELSSLLQSLESIIMTLSFDIEDINNAILFAKLNVLHPTVLSPHQLYSELDKHRNDLPGHYELPIPLTLQNIHSLIDVSQLACFFHLNRVIIVVKIPLVLPQIYDLYRIIPLPVPYDMSKPDTYILIEPTSSYVAITADRMFYSLIADIDKCKLISDKCYVCVLTNVFSAIANPTCETTLLSDVINKLPDICVTKLIHGSIDLFHKLTFNRWIFVQSEPGKCHVACNDKDINSDVILFGTGILTLPRNCKAFYKTLQFAAVGETIIGNVTNTISNFDILQDDCCERSKLNKTLQRLPYSKLNNLDNLDSLLQASIHLKSFEEEINKIENPSHFQTYSTHYLSVSLCISLLTLLYILYKSRKFFYSTNAPCCIQIFNQCHNTKNKSVPVSQTVFHGDSVTPINKDESESVEDLRVTPTPIKRNILFSKTHDN is encoded by the exons ATGCGCATCGAGTACCTCGTGTTCCTGTGTCT ATCGACGCTGCCGTCGCCGATCTCATGCGAATACGTTTCTTCGATAGTCAGCAGTCCCGGACTTTACTTTGATAAGCTCCTAGATATTAAGTTTACTAATAGTGACTGGAATGTTATAGCATACGTAGATATAAGTCACGTACAACCTAATTTAGATAAAGTCGAATTCTTATTTGAAAAACTTAACGTATTCTGCAATTCATTAACTTCTTCTAAAATACAGACCGACTGTATTAATTCATTATCCGCTTTAAAAAATCGTCACATTCTTAACGTAAGCAAATTCTCCTCcatatcatatttattggtcGATGAAAAACCTAGTAGACGTCCTAAAAGAGGTCTCATGGACATCGGTGGCACATTGCTGAAAACCATTTTTGGTACTTTAGATTCTGATGACGCAGTGAAATTCTCAAAAGCCATAGAAGAAGTACAGACGGATGAAAAACGTCTTGCTCATCTCATGAAAGACAATATCCACGTGATAAAATCAACTATTTCATACTTCAACAACACCATATCTAAAGTAAATGAAAACGAAAACCATATATTACGGAACATGGAAACAATCcacaaaatattagaaacgGTAGTGAATAGTAAcgataaattagaaattaaatctGAGTTAAGTTCTTTACTACAATCATTAGAGTCCATTATAATGACATTGTCTTTCGATATAGAAGATATTAATAATGCAATTCTTTTCGCGAAACTCAACGTTTTGCATCCTACTGTACTGAGTCCACACCAATTGTATAGTGAATTAGATAAGCATAGGAATGACCTTCCTGGCCATTATGAACTTCCTATACCTTTAACGTTGCAGAATATACACAGTCTAATCGATGTTTCGCAACTTGCGTGTTTCTTTCATTTAAATAGAGTTATTATTGTTGTCAAGATCCCTCTAGTATTACCGCAAATCTACGACCTATATAGGATAATTCCCTTACCTGTCCCATACGATATGTCGAAACCCGATACCTACATTCTTATCGAGCCAACTAGCTCATATGTAGCGATTACAGCTGATCGAATGTTTTATTCACTCATAGCAGACATAGACAAGTGCAAGTTAATAAGTGATAAGTGTTATGTGTGCGTGTTAACTAATGTGTTTTCAGCGATCGCCAATCCTACGTGTGAAACAACTCTCTTAAGTGACGTAATTAACAAACTTCCTGACATATGTGTAACGAAACTTATTCACGGTTCAATCGATCTATTTCATAAGTTAACTTTTAACCGTTGGATTTTTGTACAATCTGAACCTGGCAAGTGTCACGTAGCTTGTAATGATAAGGATATAAATTccgatgttattttgtttggtaCTGGTATCTTGACCTTGCCCAGGAATTGTAAAGCTTTTTACAAAACGCTGCAATTTGCCGCTGTTGGCGAAACAATTATCGGGAATGTTACTAATACTATATCCAATTTCGACATCTTACAAGATGACTGTTGTGAGCGTTCTAAGTTGAATAAAACTTTACAGCGATTACCTTactcaaaactaaataacttaGACAACCTTGATTCTCTACTACAGGCCAGTATCCATTTGAAATCTTTTGAAGAAgagattaataaaatagaaaatccaTCTCATTTTCAAACTTATAGCACTCACTATCTGTCTGTAAGCCTGTGCATCTCTCTGCtaactttattatatattttatataaaagccGAAAGTTCTTCTACTCAACTAACGCCCCATGTTGcattcaaatatttaatcaatgtcataatactaaaaataaatcggtTCCCGTTTCTCAAACTGTATTTCATGGTGACTCAGTAACACCAATCAATAAGGACGAGTCAGAATCTGTAGAAGATTTACGGGTAACACCAACCCCTATTAAgagaaacattttgtttagcaaaACTCACGATAACTAA
- the LOC118267209 gene encoding uncharacterized protein LOC118267209: MRIEYLVFLCLSTLPSPISCEYVSSIVSSPGLYFDKLLDIKFTNSDWNVIAYVDISHVQPNLDKVEFLFEKLNVFCNSLTSSKIQTDCINSLSALKNRHILNVSKFSSISYLLVDEKPSRRPKRGLMDIGGTLLKTIFGTLDSDDAVKFSKAIEEVQTDEKRLAHLMKDNIHVIKSTISYFNNTISKVNENENHILRNMETIHKILETVVNSNDKLEIKSELSSLLQSLESIIMTLSFDIEDINNAILFAKLNVLHPTVLSPHQLYSELDKHRNDLPGHYELPIPLTLQNIHSLIDVSQLACFFHLNRVIIVVKIPLVLPQIYDLYRIIPLPVPYDMSKPDTYILIEPTSSYVAITADRMFYSLIADIDKCKLISDKCYVCVLTNVFSAIANPTCETTLLSDVINKLPDICVTKLIHGSIDLFHKLTFNRWIFVQSEPGKCHVACNDKDINSDVILFGTGILTLPRNCKAFYKTLQFAAVGETIIGNVTNTISNFDILQDDCCERSKLNKTLQRLPYSKLNNLDNLDSLLQASIHLKSFEEEINKIENPSHFQTYSTHYLSVSLCISLLTLLYILYKSRKFFYSTNAPCCIQIFNQCHNTKNKSVPVSQTVFHGDSVTPINKDESESVEDLRVTPTPIKRNILFSKTHDN, from the coding sequence ATCGACGCTGCCGTCGCCGATCTCATGCGAATACGTTTCTTCGATAGTCAGCAGTCCCGGACTTTACTTTGATAAGCTCCTAGATATTAAGTTTACTAATAGTGACTGGAATGTTATAGCATACGTAGATATAAGTCACGTACAACCTAATTTAGATAAAGTCGAATTCTTATTTGAAAAACTTAACGTATTCTGCAATTCATTAACTTCTTCTAAAATACAGACCGACTGTATTAATTCATTATCCGCTTTAAAAAATCGTCACATTCTTAACGTAAGCAAATTCTCCTCcatatcatatttattggtcGATGAAAAACCTAGTAGACGTCCTAAAAGAGGTCTCATGGACATCGGTGGCACATTGCTGAAAACCATTTTTGGTACTTTAGATTCTGATGACGCAGTGAAATTCTCAAAAGCCATAGAAGAAGTACAGACGGATGAAAAACGTCTTGCTCATCTCATGAAAGACAATATCCACGTGATAAAATCAACTATTTCATACTTCAACAACACCATATCTAAAGTAAATGAAAACGAAAACCATATATTACGGAACATGGAAACAATCcacaaaatattagaaacgGTAGTGAATAGTAAcgataaattagaaattaaatctGAGTTAAGTTCTTTACTACAATCATTAGAGTCCATTATAATGACATTGTCTTTCGATATAGAAGATATTAATAATGCAATTCTTTTCGCGAAACTCAACGTTTTGCATCCTACTGTACTGAGTCCACACCAATTGTATAGTGAATTAGATAAGCATAGGAATGACCTTCCTGGCCATTATGAACTTCCTATACCTTTAACGTTGCAGAATATACACAGTCTAATCGATGTTTCGCAACTTGCGTGTTTCTTTCATTTAAATAGAGTTATTATTGTTGTCAAGATCCCTCTAGTATTACCGCAAATCTACGACCTATATAGGATAATTCCCTTACCTGTCCCATACGATATGTCGAAACCCGATACCTACATTCTTATCGAGCCAACTAGCTCATATGTAGCGATTACAGCTGATCGAATGTTTTATTCACTCATAGCAGACATAGACAAGTGCAAGTTAATAAGTGATAAGTGTTATGTGTGCGTGTTAACTAATGTGTTTTCAGCGATCGCCAATCCTACGTGTGAAACAACTCTCTTAAGTGACGTAATTAACAAACTTCCTGACATATGTGTAACGAAACTTATTCACGGTTCAATCGATCTATTTCATAAGTTAACTTTTAACCGTTGGATTTTTGTACAATCTGAACCTGGCAAGTGTCACGTAGCTTGTAATGATAAGGATATAAATTccgatgttattttgtttggtaCTGGTATCTTGACCTTGCCCAGGAATTGTAAAGCTTTTTACAAAACGCTGCAATTTGCCGCTGTTGGCGAAACAATTATCGGGAATGTTACTAATACTATATCCAATTTCGACATCTTACAAGATGACTGTTGTGAGCGTTCTAAGTTGAATAAAACTTTACAGCGATTACCTTactcaaaactaaataacttaGACAACCTTGATTCTCTACTACAGGCCAGTATCCATTTGAAATCTTTTGAAGAAgagattaataaaatagaaaatccaTCTCATTTTCAAACTTATAGCACTCACTATCTGTCTGTAAGCCTGTGCATCTCTCTGCtaactttattatatattttatataaaagccGAAAGTTCTTCTACTCAACTAACGCCCCATGTTGcattcaaatatttaatcaatgtcataatactaaaaataaatcggtTCCCGTTTCTCAAACTGTATTTCATGGTGACTCAGTAACACCAATCAATAAGGACGAGTCAGAATCTGTAGAAGATTTACGGGTAACACCAACCCCTATTAAgagaaacattttgtttagcaaaACTCACGATAACTAA